Proteins found in one Desulfovibrio sp. UIB00 genomic segment:
- a CDS encoding M48 family metallopeptidase encodes MPARKAPATPLHDLPATVEFTLADGTRLTASVRLSPRARRAKLSLTPRGDLVLTIPLTMGPTQLQSSLPLFLPWLERARTTLLRRVPAPQLPSSITLPLTGEIFAVTPCGDMAAGRKAATAQTGKTATVQIANGARRLLLVESMAQVRLYGAVDDISLCAQALRQWCRKKAARLLPPYLEQLATTEGFALAGVSVRDQSGRWGSCSRLRRGHTPQPATQRSQLPQGAFARTRSLEQLTTRIRNFFSTPPLPATYEAAPSFAQGGAALAPACPEGRISLNWRALLLPAPLLEHLCWHELCHLRHMDHSPAYREELARFSPQWPAHEKALNAAWRGLPWWALPGEDASPSR; translated from the coding sequence ATGCCTGCCCGCAAAGCCCCTGCCACCCCCTTGCACGATCTGCCCGCCACGGTAGAATTTACCTTGGCCGATGGTACGCGCCTGACGGCTTCAGTGCGCCTTTCACCCCGTGCTCGCAGGGCAAAACTGTCGCTCACGCCTCGGGGCGACCTTGTGTTGACTATCCCGCTGACCATGGGGCCAACGCAGCTTCAATCAAGCCTGCCGCTCTTTTTGCCCTGGCTGGAGCGCGCCCGCACAACCCTGCTGCGAAGGGTACCCGCCCCCCAGTTGCCTTCCAGTATCACTCTGCCGCTAACGGGCGAAATTTTTGCCGTCACGCCCTGTGGCGACATGGCAGCAGGCCGCAAAGCCGCCACTGCGCAAACCGGCAAAACCGCTACTGTGCAAATTGCCAACGGCGCACGACGCTTGTTGCTGGTGGAAAGTATGGCTCAGGTGCGCCTGTACGGCGCCGTAGATGACATATCCTTATGCGCGCAGGCCCTGCGCCAGTGGTGTCGAAAAAAAGCAGCCCGCCTGCTGCCGCCGTATCTGGAACAGCTTGCGACAACGGAAGGATTTGCCCTTGCGGGTGTGAGCGTGCGGGACCAGAGCGGGCGCTGGGGCAGTTGTTCCCGCCTGCGCCGGGGGCACACTCCGCAGCCCGCGACGCAACGGTCACAACTGCCGCAAGGGGCTTTCGCCCGCACCAGATCGCTGGAACAGCTCACCACGCGCATCCGCAACTTTTTTTCCACTCCGCCCCTGCCCGCCACATATGAAGCGGCCCCATCCTTTGCCCAAGGCGGCGCAGCCCTCGCGCCTGCATGTCCGGAGGGACGCATCAGCCTCAACTGGCGCGCTCTGCTTCTGCCTGCCCCGTTGCTGGAGCACTTGTGCTGGCACGAGCTGTGCCACCTGCGCCATATGGATCATTCCCCGGCCTACCGGGAGGAGCTTGCCCGCTTTTCGCCCCAATGGCCCGCGCATGAAAAGGCGCTCAATGCCGCATGGCGGGGCTTACCCTGGTGGGCGCTCCCCGGCGAGGACGCCTCCCCCAGTCGCTGA
- a CDS encoding Orn/Lys/Arg decarboxylase N-terminal domain-containing protein, with the protein MPIDKHEWPVLIVSGEFDAATDEGCRLRELKKQLVENKGCSVLISLRYEDAINIFASRADLGTVIIDWDIQCEDPGEQATAAELLEGIRQRNKTIPVVLLTDHSELENLPTDVLSKVDDCIWKITDTVDFLAGRIEVLVSDYLQTVYPAFFGGMARYANEYKYAWHTPGHMGGEGFLKSPAGVAMHKFFGENVFRADLSISVPELGSLLDHNGPVGDAEENSARVFGADITFYVLNGTSNVNQIIWRSQVLRDDIAFVDRNCHKSLNYAMVITEAYPVYMTPRRNRRGIIGPCRLSEFSEKSIHKKIAANKLIPDELKSSRVKMSALTNSTYDGLCYNVTNIKKQLRKSVDNLHFDEAWYAYARFSPMYENHYGMTDADNVADHPPIFCSQSTHKLLTAFSQASMLHVKHGTHVRINRDELNESYMMHGSTSPQYNMIASLDVATKMMDDDGEVLLHDTIAEAVRIRRKITLMEREMTARGDWFFSMWQPRRVPYQKGMHDFLEVPAEYLAESQIPWVLDSANNWHGFDDIEPDYVMLDPIKLTFITPGLAEDGTMADTGIPAAIVTNYLIRHRVVCEKTDYYSFLLLNSIGTTKAKEGALISGLLKFKQLYDANAPLSVALPDLYAAFPETYKGVGLRDHSNAIHRHFREHKLLDKMQAAFQGIPDQVMRPAEAYHEVVRRNVEYVELADLRGRVPAVMIVPYPPGIPVMMGGEVMNEAAEPIFAYLEARQNFENAFPGYESDIHGVERIERDGKKYFSVLCVKK; encoded by the coding sequence ATGCCCATAGACAAGCATGAATGGCCTGTATTGATTGTTTCTGGTGAATTTGATGCGGCAACAGATGAAGGTTGCAGACTGCGCGAGCTGAAGAAGCAGCTTGTGGAAAACAAAGGCTGCTCTGTTCTCATATCACTGCGATATGAAGACGCAATAAATATTTTTGCATCTCGCGCAGACCTTGGAACTGTCATAATAGACTGGGATATACAGTGCGAAGACCCCGGTGAGCAGGCAACGGCAGCAGAGTTGCTTGAGGGCATCCGTCAGCGCAACAAAACCATCCCGGTCGTGCTGCTCACTGACCATTCCGAGCTGGAGAATCTGCCCACGGATGTCCTTTCCAAAGTAGACGACTGCATCTGGAAGATAACAGATACCGTGGATTTTCTGGCAGGGCGCATCGAGGTCCTGGTCAGCGATTACCTGCAAACGGTGTATCCGGCCTTTTTCGGCGGCATGGCCCGCTACGCCAATGAATACAAATACGCATGGCACACGCCCGGCCACATGGGCGGCGAGGGTTTTCTCAAAAGCCCCGCAGGGGTGGCCATGCACAAGTTTTTTGGCGAAAACGTCTTCCGCGCCGACCTTTCCATTTCCGTGCCCGAGCTTGGCTCCCTGCTTGACCACAACGGCCCGGTTGGCGATGCGGAAGAAAATTCCGCCAGAGTCTTTGGGGCGGACATAACTTTTTATGTGCTCAATGGCACCTCCAACGTCAACCAGATCATCTGGCGCAGCCAGGTGCTGCGCGACGACATAGCCTTTGTTGACCGCAACTGTCACAAATCGCTCAACTACGCCATGGTCATTACCGAGGCCTATCCCGTGTATATGACGCCACGGCGCAACCGGCGCGGCATCATCGGGCCGTGCAGGCTTTCGGAATTTTCAGAAAAAAGCATCCACAAAAAAATCGCAGCCAACAAGCTCATTCCTGACGAGCTGAAAAGCTCCCGGGTCAAGATGTCCGCCCTTACCAATTCTACCTATGACGGGCTGTGCTACAATGTGACCAACATCAAGAAGCAGCTTCGCAAGAGCGTGGACAACCTGCACTTTGACGAGGCCTGGTACGCCTACGCCCGTTTCAGTCCCATGTACGAGAACCACTATGGCATGACGGATGCCGACAATGTGGCCGATCATCCGCCCATTTTCTGTTCACAATCCACACACAAGCTGCTCACGGCCTTTTCACAGGCCTCCATGCTGCACGTAAAGCACGGCACACATGTACGGATCAACCGCGATGAACTTAACGAATCCTACATGATGCACGGCTCCACATCGCCGCAATACAACATGATCGCCTCGCTTGATGTTGCCACCAAGATGATGGACGACGACGGCGAGGTGCTGCTGCACGACACCATTGCCGAGGCAGTTCGCATCCGCCGCAAGATCACCCTCATGGAGCGGGAAATGACCGCCAGGGGCGACTGGTTCTTCAGCATGTGGCAGCCCAGAAGGGTTCCTTACCAGAAGGGCATGCATGACTTTCTGGAAGTGCCCGCCGAATATCTGGCAGAAAGCCAGATCCCCTGGGTACTGGACAGCGCCAACAACTGGCACGGCTTTGACGATATTGAGCCGGATTACGTCATGCTTGACCCCATCAAGCTGACCTTTATCACGCCCGGCCTTGCGGAAGACGGCACAATGGCGGATACGGGCATTCCGGCTGCCATTGTCACCAACTACCTGATCCGGCACCGCGTTGTGTGCGAAAAAACCGACTATTATTCCTTTTTGCTGCTCAACTCCATCGGCACCACCAAGGCCAAGGAAGGGGCGCTCATCTCGGGCCTGCTCAAATTCAAGCAGCTCTATGACGCCAATGCTCCGCTGAGCGTTGCCCTGCCGGATCTCTACGCCGCCTTTCCTGAGACATACAAGGGCGTTGGCCTCAGAGATCACAGCAACGCAATTCACCGTCACTTCCGCGAGCACAAGCTGCTGGACAAGATGCAGGCAGCCTTTCAGGGTATTCCCGATCAGGTCATGCGGCCTGCGGAGGCCTACCATGAAGTGGTGCGCCGCAATGTGGAATATGTGGAACTGGCCGATCTGCGCGGACGCGTTCCGGCTGTCATGATTGTACCCTACCCGCCAGGCATCCCCGTCATGATGGGCGGCGAGGTGATGAACGAGGCGGCGGAACCCATATTTGCCTATCTTGAGGCGCGTCAGAACTTTGAAAATGCCTTTCCCGGCTATGAAAGCGACATCCACGGCGTAGAACGCATAGAACGCGACGGCAAAAAATACTTCAGTGTATTGTGCGTAAAAAAGTAG